The nucleotide sequence CTCACCATCATCGCCAACCTCTGCGGCTGGTACGGCGGCGCACTTGTCTGCGAATACACCCACTTCATCTCCGTGGACTCCGAGGCCTACTTCACCGCGCTGAAGGCCTACATGAAGCCCTCCGACATCATGGATGGCCTGATCAAGGCCGAGGTCTTCGGCTTCGTGATCGTACTCGTGTGCTGCTACATCGGTCTCAACACCCGCGGCGGCCCGCGCGAGATCGGCGCCTCCGTCACCAAGGCTGTCGTCGCCTCCCTCATCCTCATCCTGGTGCTCGACTACTTCGTCACCAAAGCCCTCCTCTTCTCATGAGCGACGCCCACACCGCCTCCCCTTTTCTCGGCAAGACCTTCGGCGTGACCGTCAGCGGGCTCACCAAGCAGTTCGGCACCACCACCGTGCTCCACGACGTCAGCCTCGACATCAAGGCCGGCGAGATCTTCTGCATCATGGGGCCCAGCGGCTCCGGCAAAACCGTCATCCTGAAACACATCGCCGGCCTTGAGCGTGCCACCCGGGGCGGGGTCACGATCGGCGAGTTCGACGCCGCCGACCCCGAGACGCGCAACAAGGTCCACCTCGCCCTCGTCTTCCAGGCCGGCGCGCTCTTCAACTCGCTCTCGGTCTACGACAACCTCGCCCTGTACCCACGCGAGCACCGGCAGTGCAACGAGGCCGGCATCCGCGAGCGGGTCATGCACGCCCTCTCCATCCTCTCGCTCGAGAAGGCGGCCAACAAGTTCCCGTCCGACCTCTCCGGCGGCATGAAGAAACGCGTGGCCATCGCCCGCGCCCTCGTGATGGAGCCCCAGCTGCTCCTCTACGACGAGCCCACCTCCGAACTCGACCCGGTGATGTCCGCCACCCTCACCGAGATCATCGCCACGCTGCGCGAACAAACCGCCGTCACCAGCATCGTGGTCACCCACGACCGCGATCTGGCATTCAACATCGCCGACCGCATCGCCTTTGTGATGGACGGCCGCATCCGTGGGGTCGGCACGCCCGCCGACTTCAAGAACCCCACCGACCCCGTCATCGCCAACTTTCTCAACCCGGTCATCGACCTCAAGAATCCCCGCTTCAAACAACTGGAGTAATCGCCATGAACAACACGTCCCAAACCATCCGCGTCGGCCTCTTCTTCCTGCTGGGGCTGGCGCTCGCCTGGATCACCTTCGAGTCGCTCAATGGCGGCCGCCTCTTCAAACAGGAGGGCTACAGCCTGGTGGCCGGCTTCGCCAACCTCAAGGGCCTCAAGACCGGCGACGAGATCCGCATGGCCGGCGTCAAGGTCGGCGCCGTCAAGCTCACCCGCCTGGCGGGCAATCGCGTCGAGGCCGTCCTCTCCATCGAACCCGGCGTCAACATCCCGACCGACGCCGTCGCGAGCGTCGAGCAGTCCAGCCTCCTCG is from Lacunisphaera limnophila and encodes:
- a CDS encoding ABC transporter ATP-binding protein, with amino-acid sequence MSDAHTASPFLGKTFGVTVSGLTKQFGTTTVLHDVSLDIKAGEIFCIMGPSGSGKTVILKHIAGLERATRGGVTIGEFDAADPETRNKVHLALVFQAGALFNSLSVYDNLALYPREHRQCNEAGIRERVMHALSILSLEKAANKFPSDLSGGMKKRVAIARALVMEPQLLLYDEPTSELDPVMSATLTEIIATLREQTAVTSIVVTHDRDLAFNIADRIAFVMDGRIRGVGTPADFKNPTDPVIANFLNPVIDLKNPRFKQLE